The following coding sequences lie in one Glycine max cultivar Williams 82 chromosome 19, Glycine_max_v4.0, whole genome shotgun sequence genomic window:
- the LOC102669760 gene encoding uncharacterized protein codes for MASSNGNFPASMPVLKGKNYDDWCVQMKVIFRFRDVTEVVQEGVQELDRNSTDAQKVAHCDLKKRDANALFIIHQCVDADNFQKIGSVDTAKKAWDTLEKSYAGDSKLKKVKLQTLRRQYEFLQMSGQESIGEFFSQILAITNQMNAYGDKQSDLGIIDKVLRTLTPRFDHIVVAIEQGQNLEEMKIEELQGILEAQEMRLNERNSQRSVEQAMQAQKTKGNNYDGGKNKKGKGKWKNNKWKGVRNKRIPRNAHEAQLTQDEDSDSDKVLLMATTNSEEDNVNLWYLDTGCSNHMTGHREWFVNIDDKVKSKIKFADNSSVTAEGIGKLLEKDYSMQMEDS; via the exons ATGGCTTCCTCGAATGGAAATTTTCCAGCATCTATGCCCGTTCTCAAAGGCAAGAACTATGATGATTGGTGTGTTCAGATGAAGGTAATCTTTCGATTTCGAGATGTGACAGAAGTGGTGCAAGAAGGGGTTCAAGAACTTGACAGGAACTCAACTGATGCACAGAAGGTGGCTCACTGTGATTTGAAGAAAAGAGATGCAAATGCGCTGTTCATTATTCATCAGTGTGTAGATGCagataattttcagaaaattggaTCTGTTGATACTGCAAAGAAGGCATGGGATACTCTAGAGAAATCCTATGCAGGGgatagcaaactcaagaaggtgaaGTTGCAGACCTTGAGAAGGCAGTATGAATTTCTACAAATGAGTGGTCAAGAAAGCATTGGTGAGTTTTTTTCTCAAATCTTGgcaattacaaatcaaatgaatgCTTATGGTGACAAGCAATCAGACTTGGGGATCATTGACAAGGTATTAAGAACCTTGACACCAAGATTCGATCATATAGTGGTGGCAATTGAGCAAGGCCAGAATCTTGAAgaaatgaagattgaagaactgCAAGGAATACTTGAAGCTCAAGAGATGAGGCTCAATGAAAGAAATTCACAAAGATCAGTTGAGCAAGCTATGCAAGCCCAAAAAACCAAAGGGAACAACTATGATGGTGGCAAGAATaagaagggaaagggaaagTGGAAGAACAATAAGTGGAAAGGGGTCAG AAATAAAAGGATTCCAAGAAATGCACATGAGGCTCAATTGACACAAGATGAGGATTCTGACTCTGATAAAGTGTTACTAATGGCAACAACAAACTCAGAAGAAGACAATGTTAATCTGTGGTATCTTGACACAGGTTGTTCCAATCACATGACTGGACATAGAGAGTGGTTTGTAAACATTGATGATAAGGTGAAGAGCAAGATCAAGTTTGCAGATAACAGCTCTGTAACTGCAGAAGGCATTGGAAAG TTGCTAGAAAAGGACTATTCAATGCAGATGGAGGATAGTTAA